Proteins from one Urocitellus parryii isolate mUroPar1 unplaced genomic scaffold, mUroPar1.hap1 Scaffold_67, whole genome shotgun sequence genomic window:
- the LOC144252891 gene encoding E3 ubiquitin-protein ligase RNF152-like, with translation METLSQDSLLECQICFNYYSPRRRPKLLDCKHTCCSVCLQQMRTSQKDVKSPWCLGITKLPPGFSVSQLPYDPEVLAVIAIPHTSEHSPVFIKLPSNGCYMLPLPISKEGTLLPGDMGCRLLPGSQQKSVTVVTIPAEQQPLQGGAPQEAVAEEPDRRGVVKSSTWSGVCTVILVACVLVFLLGIVLHNMSCISKRFTVISCG, from the coding sequence ATGGAGACGCTGTCCCAGGATTCGCTGCTGGAATGTCAGATCTGCTTCAACTACTACAGCCCCCGGCGGAGGCCTAAGCTGCTGGATTGCAAACACACCTGCTGTTCGGTGTGCCTGCAGCAGATGAGGACGAGCCAGAAGGACGTGAAGTCCCCCTGGTGCCTCGGCATCACCAAGCTGCCCCCTGGCTTCTCCGTGTCGCAGCTGCCCTATGACCCCGAGGTCCTGGCCGTCATCGCCATTCCGCACACCTCCGAGCACTCTCCGGTCTTCATCAAACTTCCTAGCAATGGGTGCTACATGCTGCCCTTGCCCATCTCCAAGGAGGGCACACTGCTGCCAGGAGACATGGGCTGCCGCCTGCTCCCCGGGAGCCAGCAGAAGTCCGTCACCGTGGTGACCATCCCTGCGGAACAGCAGCCGCTGCAAGGCGGGGCTCCGCAGGAGGCGGTGGCCGAGGAGCCGGACAGGCGGGGCGTGGTGAAAAGCTCCACCTGGTCGGGCGTGTGCACTGTCATCTTGGTGGCCTGTGTCTTGGTCTTCCTCCTGGGCATCGTGCTCCACAACATGTCTTGCATTTCTAAGCGCTTCACTGTGATATCCTGTGGCTGA